Proteins encoded in a region of the Flavobacterium sp. MDT1-60 genome:
- a CDS encoding carboxypeptidase-like regulatory domain-containing protein, giving the protein MPLTEVIISIEKQFNVKFSYAVEDVATVRVEKPNTSFTLEQTIEYLNLKTFLNFKALDDRYVTVSVLNKTIAICGTVLSDESKSGLPGASVFVDNTGRHSITDQNGKFSVQDIPINATVIVSYMGFESRHFTAKELFAAQNNCREIILYTKNQELNQVLINVYLTPGLQKYVDGSTVLNTKKFGILPGLTEPDILQSIQVLPGVESTNESIANINVRGGTNDQNLVLWDNIKMYHSGHFFGLISAYNPNLTSKVIVSKNGTSAEYSDGVSSTINMYTKDLVSNIFSGGAGINCISSDVFLEIPITKKLEFHISGRRSITDLFKSPTYTKYFDRSFQDTEINADSEQYDTSSDFYFYDYTAKLLFDLNEKHQFRANIIGINNALDYSERLTNSNQTQSKISNLSQKNIGYGGNWKAQWNSKLSTNLITYLSRYNIDATDYRVETNQRLTEANEVLETGTKLNTYYKSNDDLSFLLGYQFNETGMLNQTAVTNPSYINTKKDVLLNHALFFETQYNKKNTYLRVGLRCNYFQKFDKLLIEPRVNIRQKLSEQFALKLEGEFKNQSTAQIVDFEDDFLGVEKRHWVLVTNKDLPIATSKQGSFGVEFNKNKLNVEATGFYKFVDGITASSQGFYNNFQFTNASGSYTAKGFEFLANKTARQYSVWMSYTFSTNSYEFETLTPSVFPNNVDIRHSVSIGFYYEFIKNVKIALGGIWRNGQPYTKPIDGDETVQNGNKTLVNYDAPNSENLDNFMRLDASLNYNFNFSPSTAASLTAGVINLTNRENVINRYYKVNPKDSNDAVQVDNKSLGLTPNISFRVNF; this is encoded by the coding sequence ATGCCTTTAACTGAGGTTATTATTTCAATAGAAAAACAGTTTAATGTTAAGTTTTCATATGCTGTTGAAGATGTGGCAACGGTAAGGGTGGAGAAACCCAATACCTCATTTACCTTAGAGCAGACAATTGAGTATCTAAACCTGAAAACCTTTTTGAATTTTAAGGCTTTAGACGACCGGTATGTTACCGTCTCAGTACTAAACAAAACAATAGCCATTTGCGGAACCGTTTTATCCGACGAGAGCAAATCTGGTCTGCCTGGCGCTTCAGTGTTTGTGGATAACACAGGAAGGCATTCCATAACAGATCAAAACGGTAAATTTAGTGTGCAGGATATTCCAATAAATGCCACAGTGATTGTTTCCTATATGGGTTTTGAATCCAGACACTTTACTGCTAAGGAATTGTTTGCTGCACAAAACAATTGCAGGGAAATAATTCTTTATACTAAAAACCAGGAATTGAATCAGGTTTTGATCAATGTTTATTTAACTCCCGGTTTGCAAAAATATGTGGATGGAAGTACGGTTTTAAATACTAAAAAATTCGGTATCCTTCCCGGATTAACAGAACCTGATATCCTGCAGTCTATTCAGGTGCTGCCCGGAGTTGAAAGTACCAATGAAAGTATCGCAAATATTAATGTACGCGGTGGGACCAATGATCAGAATTTAGTGCTTTGGGACAATATTAAGATGTATCATTCCGGCCATTTTTTTGGCTTGATATCTGCTTATAACCCCAATCTTACCAGTAAAGTTATTGTAAGCAAAAACGGAACAAGTGCTGAATACAGTGATGGTGTTTCCAGTACTATCAATATGTATACAAAAGATTTGGTTTCCAATATCTTTTCGGGTGGTGCAGGTATTAATTGCATTAGCTCTGATGTTTTTTTAGAAATTCCAATAACTAAAAAATTAGAATTTCATATCTCAGGACGTCGTTCCATTACTGATTTGTTTAAATCCCCTACCTACACCAAATATTTTGACCGTAGTTTTCAGGATACTGAAATTAATGCCGATAGCGAGCAGTATGACACCTCTTCTGATTTCTACTTTTATGATTATACGGCTAAATTGCTTTTCGATTTGAATGAAAAACATCAGTTTAGGGCGAATATTATTGGGATTAATAATGCCCTGGATTATTCGGAACGGCTGACAAATTCAAATCAAACCCAATCTAAAATCAGCAATTTATCCCAAAAAAATATTGGTTATGGAGGGAATTGGAAAGCACAGTGGAATTCAAAACTAAGCACAAACTTAATAACCTACTTATCCCGATATAATATTGATGCTACTGATTACAGGGTAGAAACAAATCAGCGCTTAACTGAAGCCAATGAAGTGCTGGAAACAGGAACTAAACTCAATACTTATTACAAAAGCAACGATGACTTGAGTTTTTTGCTTGGTTATCAATTTAATGAAACAGGAATGTTGAACCAAACTGCTGTTACTAATCCATCTTATATTAACACTAAAAAAGATGTCTTATTGAATCATGCCTTATTCTTCGAGACCCAATATAATAAAAAGAATACCTATTTGAGAGTTGGATTACGGTGTAATTATTTTCAAAAGTTTGATAAGTTATTAATAGAGCCCAGAGTAAACATTCGGCAAAAATTATCAGAGCAGTTTGCTTTAAAATTAGAGGGTGAATTTAAAAATCAGTCTACGGCTCAAATTGTGGATTTTGAAGATGATTTTTTGGGCGTCGAAAAAAGACATTGGGTTTTAGTAACCAATAAAGATTTACCGATTGCCACAAGTAAACAAGGCTCTTTTGGGGTAGAATTCAATAAAAACAAACTAAATGTTGAGGCTACAGGATTTTATAAATTTGTTGATGGCATCACAGCTTCGAGCCAGGGTTTCTATAACAACTTTCAGTTTACTAATGCCAGTGGAAGTTATACGGCCAAGGGTTTTGAATTTTTAGCCAATAAAACAGCCCGTCAATATAGTGTCTGGATGAGTTATACATTCAGTACAAATAGCTATGAGTTTGAAACTCTTACACCTTCTGTCTTTCCTAATAATGTAGATATTAGACATTCTGTATCGATTGGTTTTTATTATGAGTTTATAAAAAATGTAAAAATAGCTCTCGGGGGTATTTGGAGAAACGGTCAACCCTACACAAAACCAATTGATGGTGATGAAACAGTACAAAATGGAAATAAGACCCTGGTAAATTATGATGCTCCAAATAGTGAGAATCTGGATAATTTCATGCGTTTAGATGCTTCTTTAAATTATAATTTCAATTTCTCACCCTCAACTGCAGCTTCGCTTACTGCTGGTGTCATTAATCTTACCAATCGGGAGAATGTTATTAATCGCTATTACAAAGTCAATCCAAAGGATTCCAATGATGCTGTTCAGGTAGATAACAAATCACTTGGTTTAACACCAAATATTAGTTTTAGAGTGAATTTTTAA